A section of the Leptospira kobayashii genome encodes:
- a CDS encoding DUF2625 family protein, which yields MGQKINPEFLNEIKNATNHAILYPRKNQEGDSILEALGIDEESILGMTLKYTAGISVYHGWIRLFGGESSEFTDSISDWNDINDSEQVFIEDALLVGYDVLGGFFAVNTGAFEDEDGMVYYFAPDTLLWESTELDYNDFFHWCLYGDIEDYYKPYFWKSFAADCEALKANQGFQFDPPVYELEEEDIESLKRNVVSLRDLWELTTEEDEELEEE from the coding sequence ATGGGCCAAAAGATCAATCCCGAATTTCTGAATGAAATAAAAAATGCTACGAATCATGCGATACTCTATCCGAGAAAAAATCAGGAAGGGGATTCCATTTTAGAGGCATTGGGAATCGATGAAGAGTCAATTTTAGGGATGACTCTGAAATACACGGCAGGTATTTCCGTTTACCACGGATGGATACGCCTGTTTGGTGGTGAATCTTCCGAATTTACGGACTCTATCTCGGATTGGAACGACATCAACGATTCCGAACAGGTTTTCATCGAAGACGCTCTTCTCGTCGGTTACGACGTATTAGGTGGATTTTTTGCAGTCAATACGGGCGCCTTCGAGGATGAAGACGGCATGGTTTATTATTTTGCACCGGATACTCTTCTTTGGGAAAGTACGGAACTAGACTATAACGATTTTTTTCATTGGTGTCTGTATGGAGATATCGAAGATTATTATAAACCGTATTTCTGGAAATCCTTTGCGGCCGACTGCGAAGCTTTAAAAGCAAATCAAGGATTTCAGTTCGATCCCCCGGTGTATGAACTGGAAGAAGAAGATATCGAATCTTTAAAACGGAACGTAGTGAGTTTACGGGATCTTTGGGAACTCACTACGGAAGAAGACGAAGAACTGGAAGAAGAATAG
- a CDS encoding glycosyltransferase, translated as MAKTLICFTSMEKSVSIIIPIFPGDNEAEELLKFLNHHIPEDWEVIVSSPKEKGNRAYALNEGAKKAHGKFLWFLHGDSRLEKEEILALEKAIAEGPDKLHYFKLKFYPESFLMYFNSIGANLRSYLFGCPYGDQSFCIAKERFLILKGFDESLTLGEDLFFVWMAKEKNIRLNQMQGYIRTSNRKYKSQGWFKITVFHNYMFWKLVFLWLVAKIKRAGSRDSS; from the coding sequence ATGGCAAAAACTCTAATTTGTTTTACTTCGATGGAAAAATCAGTTTCTATTATCATTCCTATCTTTCCCGGAGATAATGAAGCGGAGGAACTTTTAAAGTTTTTAAACCATCACATTCCGGAAGATTGGGAAGTGATCGTTTCTTCTCCGAAAGAAAAAGGAAACAGAGCTTACGCTCTCAATGAAGGAGCGAAAAAAGCACATGGTAAATTCCTTTGGTTTTTACATGGAGATAGCCGTTTGGAAAAAGAAGAAATCCTGGCTTTGGAGAAAGCAATTGCAGAAGGCCCGGACAAACTTCATTACTTTAAATTAAAATTTTATCCGGAATCTTTTTTGATGTATTTCAATTCCATCGGTGCGAATCTCCGGTCTTATCTATTCGGTTGTCCTTACGGAGATCAAAGTTTCTGCATTGCAAAGGAGAGATTTTTAATTTTAAAAGGCTTCGATGAAAGTCTTACTCTTGGTGAAGATCTTTTTTTTGTTTGGATGGCTAAAGAAAAAAATATCAGATTGAATCAGATGCAGGGATATATCCGAACCAGTAACCGCAAATATAAATCCCAAGGTTGGTTTAAAATTACGGTTTTTCACAACTATATGTTCTGGAAACTCGTATTTCTCTGGTTAGTTGCTAAGATAAAAAGAGCTGGTTCGAGAGATTCCTCATAA